The following coding sequences are from one Sarcophilus harrisii chromosome Y, mSarHar1.11, whole genome shotgun sequence window:
- the LOC116420408 gene encoding sex-determining region Y protein-like: MCSYLNIEVKNPIVEGDFGMSETVKSNLENGSSRVKRPMNAFMVWSQTQRRKMALQNPKMHNSEISKQLGVTWKLLSDSEKRPFIDEAKRLRDKHKAEYPDYKYQPRRKTKSFLKNMYNHKDYRTKVTDSLTKTQHLKEDSTIIYENTMKCPESSSSYCVQEFMYLDNWMNLSPEQENTEFWQGLFINETETCRSLPMIILFF; the protein is encoded by the coding sequence ATGTGTAGCTATTTGAATATTGAGGTAAAAAATCCTATTGTGGAAGGTGACTTTGGGATGAGTGAAACggtgaaaagtaatttggaaaatgGTTCGAGTCGGGTGAAGCGACCCATGAATGCTTTCATGGTATGGTCACAAACTCAGCGGCGCAAAATGGCTCTACAAAACCCCAAAATGCATAATTCGGAAATTAGTAAACAATTAGGGGTTACTTGGAAACTGCTATCAGACAGCGAGAAGCGACCGTTCATTGACGAAGCCAAAAGATTGAGAGATAAACATAAGGCAGAGTATCCGGATTACAAATACCAACCCCGTCgtaaaacaaaatcatttctgaAGAATATGTATAATCATAAGGATTATCGTACAAAGGTGACAGATTCATTGACAAAAACACAGCACCTAAAAGAAGACTCAACTATAATTTATGAAAATACCATGAAATGTCCTGAAAGCTCCAGTTCCTACTGTGTCCAGGAATTCATGTATCTGGACAATTGGATGAATCTGTCGCCTGAACAAGAAAACACGGAATTTTGGCAAG